Part of the Nitrospirota bacterium genome, GCCAGTGGACAAGTTCAATCCCATCTGCTTCCACAATTTTGGCGGTACTCTGGAGATAACCAGTGACGTAAAATACGAAGTGGTCAAAAAGCAATACAAACCCTGTCACCAGCCATGGCGGTCCATGAGCGTGGCATGGGACGGTGAGGTGGTCGGCTGCTGTTTGGATATGGAGAAAAAACTTGTCCTGGGAGACCTCAGAACACAGGGGGTCATGGATGTCTGGAACGGCAAACCCATACAGGAGCTCAGACAGGCTCTGGCAGAGGGACGTTACAGGGATATTGAGCTATGCCGTGAGTGCGACCAGCTTTGGATTTAAGAGGACCATACAATGAAGAAGCTGTTTTATAAGATACTGCATTTCATACACTGCAAGCTTGAGAAAGGACAAAACGAGTATCTAAAGTCCAAGATGAAGTGTGGCAAGAACGTATCCATCAGGGACAGGGCAATTATATACAGCCCCGAAAGAATCACAGTTGCCGATAATGTGAGTATTAACAGCGGGGTTATAATCCTTGCGCAGGGTGGGGTAAGCTTTGGCGAATATACAATGATATCGCCAGGCGTAACAATTGTCAGCGTAAGTCACGATTATTCAAAGCTCGGTCAGGAAGCCTGGGATGGGCAGATAAAAAAACCCGTCACTATAGGAAGGAACGTATGGATAGCAGCTGGTGCTGTCATTCTGCCCGGCGTAACAATAGGCGACGGAGCGGTCGTGGCAGCCGGCAGTATTATAACCAGGGACGTTCCACCGTACACTGTAGTAGCTGGTTTGCCTGCCAGGGTTATAAAAGAGCGGCCTGTTAAAGGAGGAATGAATATTTG contains:
- a CDS encoding acyltransferase, coding for MKKLFYKILHFIHCKLEKGQNEYLKSKMKCGKNVSIRDRAIIYSPERITVADNVSINSGVIILAQGGVSFGEYTMISPGVTIVSVSHDYSKLGQEAWDGQIKKPVTIGRNVWIAAGAVILPGVTIGDGAVVAAGSIITRDVPPYTVVAGLPARVIKERPVKGGMNI